A single window of Hemicordylus capensis ecotype Gifberg chromosome 15, rHemCap1.1.pri, whole genome shotgun sequence DNA harbors:
- the RAD9B gene encoding cell cycle checkpoint control protein RAD9B isoform X1 — protein sequence MKCVIGGTHLRVFGRAIHALARIGDEFWFDPIEKGLSLRSVNSSRSAYACIFFSSMFFQHYSCRNVPELCRNKNYVQQMCKLVIKAVLPVFRCLNTLEKNVEKCIIYTNFSSSHIVFQLLCKHGIVKTHNLAFQESEPLQAVFAKHLCPNRLKIQTRQLSDILIHFPTYQDEITLAVTPVKVCFKTYVEDEMDFAKTMHTEIHLRPEEFEYFQVGVDSEVTFCLKELKGLLAFAEAISAPVSVHFDVSGKPVAFSIEDVVIEASFVLATLADTENMTSSHYSPYPVQDQKRSPALERSNKDIISNRNLKDTETATTDNCTIMGKVVPPDPEYDKFHSLFFGAVSSKEKDIIHVFHSLATESDTEEDSGNGEISQTF from the exons ATGAAGTGCGTAATTGGGGGCACCCACCTTAGAG TATTTGGGAGGGCCATACATGCTCTAGCTCGAATTGGCGATGAATTTTGGTTTGATCCTATTGAAAAAGGA CTTTCCCTAAGGTCTGTGAATTCTTCTAGGTCGGCATATGCTTGTATCTTCTTTTCATCTATGTTCTTTCAACACTACTCTTGTAGAAATGTACCTGAATTGTGTCGGAATAAAAATTATGTACAACAGATGTGTAAATTAGTAATAAAG gcagtgctacCTGTATTTAGGTGCTTAAACACGCTGGAAAAGAATGTAGAGAAATGCATCATTTATACAAACTTCAGCAGCAGCCATATTGtctttcagcttctctgcaaacaTG GCATTGTGAAAACTCATAATTTGGCTTTTCAAGAGAGTGAACCTTTGCAAGCTGTATTTGCAAAGCATCTGTGCCCCAATAGACTGAAGATCCAGACAAG GCAGCTGTCTGATATATTGATTCATTTCCCAACCTATCAAGATGAAATAACCTTAGCTGTAACACCAGTGAAAGTTTGTTTCAAGACTTATGTTGAAGATGAAATGG ATTTTGCAAAGACAATGCATACTGAGATACATCTCCGTCCAGAAGAATTTGAATACTTTCAAGTTGGAGTTGACTCTGAAGTTACATTTTGCCTTAAagagctaaag GGACTTCTGGCTTTTGCAGAAGCTATCAGTGCTCCAGTCTCTGTTCATTTTGATGTTTCTGGAAA GCCCGTTGCCTTCAGCATTGAGGATGTGGTGATAGAAGCAAGTTTTGTTTTAGCTACCTTGGCAGATACTGAAAACATGACCTCCTCCCACTATTCTCCGTATCCTGTGCAAGACCAGAAAAG gagccctgccttggagagaaGCAATAAAGATATAATCTCTAACAGAAACTTGAAAGACACAGAAACAGCCACCACAGATAACTGTACCATTATGGGGAAAGTGGTCCCACCTGATCCCGAGTATGATAAG TTCCATTCCTTGTTTTTTGGAGCAGTTTCATCCAAGGAGAAAGATATCATTCATGTATTCCACAGTTTGGCAACAGAAAGCGACACAGAAGAGGATTCTGGCAATGGCGAAATCTCCCAAACATTTTAG
- the RAD9B gene encoding cell cycle checkpoint control protein RAD9B isoform X2 has product MNFGLILLKKESAYACIFFSSMFFQHYSCRNVPELCRNKNYVQQMCKLVIKAVLPVFRCLNTLEKNVEKCIIYTNFSSSHIVFQLLCKHGIVKTHNLAFQESEPLQAVFAKHLCPNRLKIQTRQLSDILIHFPTYQDEITLAVTPVKVCFKTYVEDEMDFAKTMHTEIHLRPEEFEYFQVGVDSEVTFCLKELKGLLAFAEAISAPVSVHFDVSGKPVAFSIEDVVIEASFVLATLADTENMTSSHYSPYPVQDQKRSPALERSNKDIISNRNLKDTETATTDNCTIMGKVVPPDPEYDKFHSLFFGAVSSKEKDIIHVFHSLATESDTEEDSGNGEISQTF; this is encoded by the exons ATGAATTTTGGTTTGATCCTATTGAAAAAGGA GTCGGCATATGCTTGTATCTTCTTTTCATCTATGTTCTTTCAACACTACTCTTGTAGAAATGTACCTGAATTGTGTCGGAATAAAAATTATGTACAACAGATGTGTAAATTAGTAATAAAG gcagtgctacCTGTATTTAGGTGCTTAAACACGCTGGAAAAGAATGTAGAGAAATGCATCATTTATACAAACTTCAGCAGCAGCCATATTGtctttcagcttctctgcaaacaTG GCATTGTGAAAACTCATAATTTGGCTTTTCAAGAGAGTGAACCTTTGCAAGCTGTATTTGCAAAGCATCTGTGCCCCAATAGACTGAAGATCCAGACAAG GCAGCTGTCTGATATATTGATTCATTTCCCAACCTATCAAGATGAAATAACCTTAGCTGTAACACCAGTGAAAGTTTGTTTCAAGACTTATGTTGAAGATGAAATGG ATTTTGCAAAGACAATGCATACTGAGATACATCTCCGTCCAGAAGAATTTGAATACTTTCAAGTTGGAGTTGACTCTGAAGTTACATTTTGCCTTAAagagctaaag GGACTTCTGGCTTTTGCAGAAGCTATCAGTGCTCCAGTCTCTGTTCATTTTGATGTTTCTGGAAA GCCCGTTGCCTTCAGCATTGAGGATGTGGTGATAGAAGCAAGTTTTGTTTTAGCTACCTTGGCAGATACTGAAAACATGACCTCCTCCCACTATTCTCCGTATCCTGTGCAAGACCAGAAAAG gagccctgccttggagagaaGCAATAAAGATATAATCTCTAACAGAAACTTGAAAGACACAGAAACAGCCACCACAGATAACTGTACCATTATGGGGAAAGTGGTCCCACCTGATCCCGAGTATGATAAG TTCCATTCCTTGTTTTTTGGAGCAGTTTCATCCAAGGAGAAAGATATCATTCATGTATTCCACAGTTTGGCAACAGAAAGCGACACAGAAGAGGATTCTGGCAATGGCGAAATCTCCCAAACATTTTAG
- the RAD9B gene encoding cell cycle checkpoint control protein RAD9B isoform X3 yields the protein MKCVIGGTHLRVFGRAIHALARIGDEFWFDPIEKGAVLPVFRCLNTLEKNVEKCIIYTNFSSSHIVFQLLCKHGIVKTHNLAFQESEPLQAVFAKHLCPNRLKIQTRQLSDILIHFPTYQDEITLAVTPVKVCFKTYVEDEMDFAKTMHTEIHLRPEEFEYFQVGVDSEVTFCLKELKGLLAFAEAISAPVSVHFDVSGKPVAFSIEDVVIEASFVLATLADTENMTSSHYSPYPVQDQKRSPALERSNKDIISNRNLKDTETATTDNCTIMGKVVPPDPEYDKFHSLFFGAVSSKEKDIIHVFHSLATESDTEEDSGNGEISQTF from the exons ATGAAGTGCGTAATTGGGGGCACCCACCTTAGAG TATTTGGGAGGGCCATACATGCTCTAGCTCGAATTGGCGATGAATTTTGGTTTGATCCTATTGAAAAAGGA gcagtgctacCTGTATTTAGGTGCTTAAACACGCTGGAAAAGAATGTAGAGAAATGCATCATTTATACAAACTTCAGCAGCAGCCATATTGtctttcagcttctctgcaaacaTG GCATTGTGAAAACTCATAATTTGGCTTTTCAAGAGAGTGAACCTTTGCAAGCTGTATTTGCAAAGCATCTGTGCCCCAATAGACTGAAGATCCAGACAAG GCAGCTGTCTGATATATTGATTCATTTCCCAACCTATCAAGATGAAATAACCTTAGCTGTAACACCAGTGAAAGTTTGTTTCAAGACTTATGTTGAAGATGAAATGG ATTTTGCAAAGACAATGCATACTGAGATACATCTCCGTCCAGAAGAATTTGAATACTTTCAAGTTGGAGTTGACTCTGAAGTTACATTTTGCCTTAAagagctaaag GGACTTCTGGCTTTTGCAGAAGCTATCAGTGCTCCAGTCTCTGTTCATTTTGATGTTTCTGGAAA GCCCGTTGCCTTCAGCATTGAGGATGTGGTGATAGAAGCAAGTTTTGTTTTAGCTACCTTGGCAGATACTGAAAACATGACCTCCTCCCACTATTCTCCGTATCCTGTGCAAGACCAGAAAAG gagccctgccttggagagaaGCAATAAAGATATAATCTCTAACAGAAACTTGAAAGACACAGAAACAGCCACCACAGATAACTGTACCATTATGGGGAAAGTGGTCCCACCTGATCCCGAGTATGATAAG TTCCATTCCTTGTTTTTTGGAGCAGTTTCATCCAAGGAGAAAGATATCATTCATGTATTCCACAGTTTGGCAACAGAAAGCGACACAGAAGAGGATTCTGGCAATGGCGAAATCTCCCAAACATTTTAG
- the RAD9B gene encoding cell cycle checkpoint control protein RAD9B isoform X4 gives MNFGLILLKKENVPELCRNKNYVQQMCKLVIKAVLPVFRCLNTLEKNVEKCIIYTNFSSSHIVFQLLCKHGIVKTHNLAFQESEPLQAVFAKHLCPNRLKIQTRQLSDILIHFPTYQDEITLAVTPVKVCFKTYVEDEMDFAKTMHTEIHLRPEEFEYFQVGVDSEVTFCLKELKGLLAFAEAISAPVSVHFDVSGKPVAFSIEDVVIEASFVLATLADTENMTSSHYSPYPVQDQKRSPALERSNKDIISNRNLKDTETATTDNCTIMGKVVPPDPEYDKFHSLFFGAVSSKEKDIIHVFHSLATESDTEEDSGNGEISQTF, from the exons ATGAATTTTGGTTTGATCCTATTGAAAAAGGA AAATGTACCTGAATTGTGTCGGAATAAAAATTATGTACAACAGATGTGTAAATTAGTAATAAAG gcagtgctacCTGTATTTAGGTGCTTAAACACGCTGGAAAAGAATGTAGAGAAATGCATCATTTATACAAACTTCAGCAGCAGCCATATTGtctttcagcttctctgcaaacaTG GCATTGTGAAAACTCATAATTTGGCTTTTCAAGAGAGTGAACCTTTGCAAGCTGTATTTGCAAAGCATCTGTGCCCCAATAGACTGAAGATCCAGACAAG GCAGCTGTCTGATATATTGATTCATTTCCCAACCTATCAAGATGAAATAACCTTAGCTGTAACACCAGTGAAAGTTTGTTTCAAGACTTATGTTGAAGATGAAATGG ATTTTGCAAAGACAATGCATACTGAGATACATCTCCGTCCAGAAGAATTTGAATACTTTCAAGTTGGAGTTGACTCTGAAGTTACATTTTGCCTTAAagagctaaag GGACTTCTGGCTTTTGCAGAAGCTATCAGTGCTCCAGTCTCTGTTCATTTTGATGTTTCTGGAAA GCCCGTTGCCTTCAGCATTGAGGATGTGGTGATAGAAGCAAGTTTTGTTTTAGCTACCTTGGCAGATACTGAAAACATGACCTCCTCCCACTATTCTCCGTATCCTGTGCAAGACCAGAAAAG gagccctgccttggagagaaGCAATAAAGATATAATCTCTAACAGAAACTTGAAAGACACAGAAACAGCCACCACAGATAACTGTACCATTATGGGGAAAGTGGTCCCACCTGATCCCGAGTATGATAAG TTCCATTCCTTGTTTTTTGGAGCAGTTTCATCCAAGGAGAAAGATATCATTCATGTATTCCACAGTTTGGCAACAGAAAGCGACACAGAAGAGGATTCTGGCAATGGCGAAATCTCCCAAACATTTTAG
- the RAD9B gene encoding cell cycle checkpoint control protein RAD9B isoform X5, whose protein sequence is MFFQHYSCRNVPELCRNKNYVQQMCKLVIKAVLPVFRCLNTLEKNVEKCIIYTNFSSSHIVFQLLCKHGIVKTHNLAFQESEPLQAVFAKHLCPNRLKIQTRQLSDILIHFPTYQDEITLAVTPVKVCFKTYVEDEMDFAKTMHTEIHLRPEEFEYFQVGVDSEVTFCLKELKGLLAFAEAISAPVSVHFDVSGKPVAFSIEDVVIEASFVLATLADTENMTSSHYSPYPVQDQKRSPALERSNKDIISNRNLKDTETATTDNCTIMGKVVPPDPEYDKFHSLFFGAVSSKEKDIIHVFHSLATESDTEEDSGNGEISQTF, encoded by the exons ATGTTCTTTCAACACTACTCTTGTAGAAATGTACCTGAATTGTGTCGGAATAAAAATTATGTACAACAGATGTGTAAATTAGTAATAAAG gcagtgctacCTGTATTTAGGTGCTTAAACACGCTGGAAAAGAATGTAGAGAAATGCATCATTTATACAAACTTCAGCAGCAGCCATATTGtctttcagcttctctgcaaacaTG GCATTGTGAAAACTCATAATTTGGCTTTTCAAGAGAGTGAACCTTTGCAAGCTGTATTTGCAAAGCATCTGTGCCCCAATAGACTGAAGATCCAGACAAG GCAGCTGTCTGATATATTGATTCATTTCCCAACCTATCAAGATGAAATAACCTTAGCTGTAACACCAGTGAAAGTTTGTTTCAAGACTTATGTTGAAGATGAAATGG ATTTTGCAAAGACAATGCATACTGAGATACATCTCCGTCCAGAAGAATTTGAATACTTTCAAGTTGGAGTTGACTCTGAAGTTACATTTTGCCTTAAagagctaaag GGACTTCTGGCTTTTGCAGAAGCTATCAGTGCTCCAGTCTCTGTTCATTTTGATGTTTCTGGAAA GCCCGTTGCCTTCAGCATTGAGGATGTGGTGATAGAAGCAAGTTTTGTTTTAGCTACCTTGGCAGATACTGAAAACATGACCTCCTCCCACTATTCTCCGTATCCTGTGCAAGACCAGAAAAG gagccctgccttggagagaaGCAATAAAGATATAATCTCTAACAGAAACTTGAAAGACACAGAAACAGCCACCACAGATAACTGTACCATTATGGGGAAAGTGGTCCCACCTGATCCCGAGTATGATAAG TTCCATTCCTTGTTTTTTGGAGCAGTTTCATCCAAGGAGAAAGATATCATTCATGTATTCCACAGTTTGGCAACAGAAAGCGACACAGAAGAGGATTCTGGCAATGGCGAAATCTCCCAAACATTTTAG
- the VPS29 gene encoding vacuolar protein sorting-associated protein 29 isoform X1: MAGHRLVLVLGDLHIPHRCNSLPAKFKKLLVPGKIQHILCTGNLCTKESYDYLKTLAGDVHVVRGDFDENLNYPEQKVVTVGQFKIGLIHGHQVIPWGDVASLALLQRQFDVDILISGHTHKFEAFEHENKFYINPGSATGAYSALENNIIPSFVLMDIQASTVVTYVYQLIGDDVKVERIEYKKS, encoded by the exons ATG GCTGGGCACAGA TTGGTGTTAGTGTTGGGAGACCTTCATATCCCGCACCGATGCAACAGCCTGCCAGCTAAATTCAAGAAACTGCTCGTTCCAGGAAAGATCCAGCATATTCTCTGTACTGGAAACCTCTGCACGAAGGAGAGCTATGACTACCTTAAGACCCTGGCTGGCGATGTTCATGTAGTTAGAGGGGATTTTGATGAG AACTTGAATTATCCTGAGCAGAAAGTGGTAACTGTTGGGCAGTTCAAGATTGGGCTTATCCATGGCCATCAGGTTATTCCATGGGGTGATGTGGCCAGCCTCGCGTTACTCCAAAGGCAATTTGATGTGGACATCCTAATTTCagggcacacacacaaatttgAGGCATTTGAACATGAAAACAAGTTCTACATCAACCCTGGATCGGCAACAGGAGCCTACAGTGCTTTGGAAAA CAACATCATTCCTTCATTTGTGCTGATGGACATCCAGGCTTCCACAGTAGTTACTTATGTTTATCAGCTGATTGGCGATGATGTGAAAGTAGAAAGAATCGAGTACAAGAAATCTTAA
- the VPS29 gene encoding vacuolar protein sorting-associated protein 29 isoform X2 has protein sequence MLVLVLGDLHIPHRCNSLPAKFKKLLVPGKIQHILCTGNLCTKESYDYLKTLAGDVHVVRGDFDENLNYPEQKVVTVGQFKIGLIHGHQVIPWGDVASLALLQRQFDVDILISGHTHKFEAFEHENKFYINPGSATGAYSALENNIIPSFVLMDIQASTVVTYVYQLIGDDVKVERIEYKKS, from the exons ATG TTGGTGTTAGTGTTGGGAGACCTTCATATCCCGCACCGATGCAACAGCCTGCCAGCTAAATTCAAGAAACTGCTCGTTCCAGGAAAGATCCAGCATATTCTCTGTACTGGAAACCTCTGCACGAAGGAGAGCTATGACTACCTTAAGACCCTGGCTGGCGATGTTCATGTAGTTAGAGGGGATTTTGATGAG AACTTGAATTATCCTGAGCAGAAAGTGGTAACTGTTGGGCAGTTCAAGATTGGGCTTATCCATGGCCATCAGGTTATTCCATGGGGTGATGTGGCCAGCCTCGCGTTACTCCAAAGGCAATTTGATGTGGACATCCTAATTTCagggcacacacacaaatttgAGGCATTTGAACATGAAAACAAGTTCTACATCAACCCTGGATCGGCAACAGGAGCCTACAGTGCTTTGGAAAA CAACATCATTCCTTCATTTGTGCTGATGGACATCCAGGCTTCCACAGTAGTTACTTATGTTTATCAGCTGATTGGCGATGATGTGAAAGTAGAAAGAATCGAGTACAAGAAATCTTAA